In Limnohabitans sp. INBF002, one genomic interval encodes:
- a CDS encoding ABC transporter ATP-binding protein yields the protein MSANNIVLNVNGIEVIYNHVILVLKGVSLSVPEGRIVSLLGGNGAGKTTTLRAISNLLQGERGEVTKGSIEFRGERIENLTPADLVKRGVVQVMEGRHCFAHLTIEENLLTGSYTRSSKGEIEANLEKVYNYFPRLKTRRTSQAAYTSGGEQQMCAIGRAIMASPNMVLLDEPSMGLAPQIVEEVFNIVKDLNEKEKVTFLIAEQNTNMALKYADYGYIMESGRIVMDGAASDLANNEDVKEFYLGMGGGERKSFKDAKSYKRRKRWLA from the coding sequence ATGAGCGCCAACAACATCGTTCTCAACGTCAATGGCATTGAAGTCATTTACAACCACGTCATCTTGGTGCTCAAGGGCGTTTCGCTCAGCGTGCCAGAAGGCCGCATCGTGTCTTTGCTTGGTGGCAACGGCGCAGGCAAAACCACCACCTTGCGTGCCATCTCGAACTTGCTGCAAGGCGAGCGCGGTGAGGTGACCAAGGGCAGCATTGAGTTTCGCGGCGAGCGCATCGAAAACCTCACGCCCGCTGATTTGGTCAAGCGTGGTGTGGTGCAAGTGATGGAGGGGCGTCACTGCTTCGCCCACTTGACCATCGAAGAAAATTTGCTGACCGGCAGCTACACCCGCAGCAGCAAAGGCGAGATTGAGGCTAATTTGGAGAAGGTCTACAACTACTTCCCTCGTTTGAAAACACGTCGCACCTCGCAAGCAGCCTACACCTCAGGTGGCGAGCAGCAAATGTGTGCGATTGGTCGCGCCATCATGGCCAGCCCCAACATGGTGTTGCTTGATGAGCCCTCGATGGGCTTGGCGCCGCAAATTGTGGAAGAGGTGTTCAACATCGTCAAAGACTTGAACGAGAAAGAAAAAGTCACCTTCCTCATTGCCGAGCAAAACACCAACATGGCTTTGAAGTACGCCGACTACGGCTACATCATGGAGTCTGGCCGCATCGTGATGGACGGTGCCGCCTCTGACTTGGCCAACAACGAAGACGTGAAAGAGTTCTACCTCGGCATGGGCGGTGGCGAACGCAAGAGCTTCAAAGACGCCAAGAGCTACAAGCGCCGCAAGCGTTGGTTGGCATAA
- a CDS encoding AMP-binding protein → MSKHYDALETRNPVEREAALMAALPAQVAHAQKNSPAFAKSLAGVNAASITSREALAKLPVIRKYELLAQQQEQRATNVFGGFSAIGFGKAMPRVFASPGTIYEPEGARPDYWRMARAIYAAGFRAGELAHNCFSYHFTPAGSMMETGAHAIGCTVFAGGTGQTEQQVGAMAELKPAGYIGTPSFLKIIVEKAAEMGVKLPTVTKALVSGEAFPPSLRDWLAERGIAGYQCYATADLGLIAYETEAREGLVLDEGVIVEIVRPGTGDPVPEGEVGELVITSLNSDYPLIRFGTGDLSAVLPGQCPTGRTNVRIKGWMGRADQTTKVRGMFVHPGQVAEVVKRFPEIKRARLVVTGEMANDQMSLKVEAAEAEGLAQKIGDAVRDITKLRADVSLVALGSLPNDGKVIEDARTYQ, encoded by the coding sequence ATGTCCAAGCACTACGACGCACTCGAAACCCGCAACCCCGTCGAGCGCGAGGCCGCCCTCATGGCCGCGCTGCCGGCGCAAGTGGCGCATGCACAAAAGAACTCGCCCGCATTTGCCAAGTCATTGGCCGGTGTGAACGCTGCCAGCATCACCAGCCGTGAAGCGCTGGCCAAGTTGCCCGTGATTCGCAAATACGAGTTGTTGGCGCAGCAGCAAGAACAACGTGCCACCAATGTGTTTGGCGGCTTCTCTGCCATTGGCTTTGGCAAAGCCATGCCGCGCGTGTTTGCCAGCCCTGGCACCATTTATGAACCTGAAGGTGCTCGCCCAGATTACTGGCGCATGGCCCGTGCCATTTACGCCGCAGGTTTCCGTGCCGGTGAACTCGCACACAACTGCTTCAGCTACCACTTCACGCCTGCGGGCTCGATGATGGAAACGGGGGCACACGCCATTGGTTGCACCGTGTTTGCGGGTGGCACCGGCCAGACCGAACAGCAAGTAGGCGCCATGGCCGAGTTGAAGCCTGCGGGCTACATCGGTACGCCCAGCTTCTTGAAAATCATTGTGGAAAAAGCAGCCGAGATGGGCGTGAAGTTGCCCACGGTCACCAAAGCCTTGGTGTCAGGCGAAGCCTTTCCTCCCAGCTTGCGCGATTGGTTGGCCGAGCGCGGCATTGCGGGTTACCAGTGCTACGCCACGGCCGACCTCGGCTTGATTGCGTATGAAACCGAAGCCCGTGAAGGCTTGGTGCTGGACGAAGGTGTGATCGTCGAGATCGTCCGTCCTGGCACGGGTGATCCCGTGCCCGAAGGCGAAGTGGGTGAGCTCGTCATCACCTCGCTGAATTCTGATTACCCACTCATTCGCTTTGGCACTGGCGACTTGTCGGCTGTGCTGCCGGGGCAATGCCCCACAGGCCGCACCAACGTGCGTATCAAAGGCTGGATGGGTCGTGCCGACCAAACCACCAAAGTGCGCGGCATGTTTGTGCACCCCGGCCAAGTGGCTGAAGTGGTCAAACGTTTCCCCGAAATCAAACGTGCGCGTTTGGTGGTGACGGGCGAAATGGCCAACGACCAAATGTCGTTGAAGGTGGAAGCTGCAGAGGCCGAAGGCTTGGCACAAAAAATTGGGGATGCCGTGCGCGACATCACCAAGCTGCGTGCCGATGTGAGCTTGGTGGCGCTGGGCAGTTTGCCCAACGACGGCAAGGTCATCGAAGACGCCCGCACCTACCAGTGA